The DNA segment TTCTTCAGACTGCACCTTCCCGATAAGCCCACGACCGTTCACATGCAACCCGTGGCCGGTGATCGTTACGGGCTCAGTCGTGCTGATTTCGCCCCGTTCTTCATTCCACGCCAGATGATTGGTATAGATCGTGTACCCGCTTTCAGTGCGCACGGCGATCGGATCAGTTCTATTGGAGAGCACGAAATTTTTCTTCACGGTGTCGAGGGTGCCTTCGTCCCCTTCCAAGCTGAATTCACGCCCCTTGTCTCCGTAAAGAGTGATGTGGACTCGATCCAAAACGGCTCGGTTTTCACCCTCGAACAGGCGAGCCTTTTGGGCGCGCACCTCCCACTGTACAGCACCGTCTTTCGTTTGCATAAAGGTGAACCGTTGGATGCTCGCGTCGGCCCGTTCAAAGTCGGTCGCCGGGGTAAGTCTAGATGAGGGAATCGATTCAGCGCGGGTAAACAAGAGGTAGACGAGAAACGAGGCGAATATGGCGCTTATGGCAAGTAAGGACCCGCGAACCCAACGCTGCCACATCTCCCGTAACTCCACTTCTCACATGGCGCATTAACGAAAACTCACATTGGCACGATAATAGCATGGCAGGCGGTGCAAGTAAACGCATCCACCGTAAGCTCGCCGAGAACCATACTCACGATCCAGTAGAAGAGAAACGCAGGTGAGACGAACCGCAGGGATGCAGCTTCAAAAACCCAAACCTTGCTCAGGCAGAAGGACTGTCAGACATCTCCGGTGAGGATTGTGTGGATGTCCCCCTCCCTTTCTTCTGATCGGAGTCGACCGCTCTGGAGACCAACTCGATCGCGACCATCTCGGCCGCGTCGCCGACGCGCCGACGCGTCTTAATGATGCGCGTGTAACCGCCGGGACGATCCCGAAACCGCGACGCGACATCGTCGAACAATTTCGAGACCACCTCTTTGCTTCTGAGAAAGCCGAGGGCACGCCGTCTGGCGGGCAGCGTTCCTTCCTTCCCCAGCGTGATCATCCGCTCAGCGAAGCCTCGCACCTCCTTGGCCTTGGCCTCCGTGGTTTCGATCCGTTCCTGATCAAGCAGCGCCGTCACCAGACTCCGAAATAGAGCCCACCGATGCTTGGTCTTCCGGCCGAGTTGCCTCCCCTTTTTCCTGTGTCGCACGGCAAGTCCTCTTGTTTATGAATCGGATTTGGGATTCCCGTCACCGGACGGCAGCGTATCCAACTTGGTGCCCAGACTCAAACCCATTTCCGCCAGGATTTCCTTGATCTCGTTGAGCGACTTCTTGCCGAAGTTCTTGGTCTTGAGCATCTCCACCTCGGTCTTCTGGACGAGATCGGCGATGGTCTTGATGTTCGCATTTTTGAGACAATTGGCGGCACGGACCGACAGTTCCAATTCGTTGACGCTCCGGAACAGGTTCCTGTTGATCTCACGGGTCCGTTCATCCCTGACGGCTTCCGGCTCGGCTTCCGCCCTTTCCTCCGGATTGATAAAGATATCCAGATGGTCGCGCAGAATACTCGCGGCAGTGGAGAGCGCGTTCCCCGGCGTGATCGTGCCGTCCGTCCAAATCTCCAACGTCAACTTGTCATAGTCGGTCACCCGGCCGACCCGGGCGTTCTCCACGTGGAAATTCACCCGCTTGATGGGCGAGAAGATGGAGTCCACCGCGATGACGCCGATGGGCAGGCCTTCCTCCTTATTACGCTCCGCCGGCACGTAGCCTCGCCCGTGCTTGACGACCATTTCCATATCGAGCGTGGCATCTTTGTCCAGCGTGGCGATGTGCAGATCCGGAGTGAGGATGGTGACGTCGGCGTCGTGAACAATATCCGAGCCCTTCGCTTCCCCAGGTCCCTTCTTTTTGAGACGAATCGTTTTGGGCTTGTCGGAATGCAGCGCCAGCCGGAGACTTTTCACATTGAGAATGATGGAGGTGACGTCCTCCGTCACGCCAGGGATCGTCGAAAATTCGTGCAAGACTCCCTCGATCCTGACAGTGGTTACAGCAGCACCGGTCAACGACGACAGCAGCACCCGTCGGAGCGAATTGCCGATGGTCGTCCCGAATCCTCTCTCGAAGGCCTCCGCCGTGAATCTGCCGAACGTCGGGGAGAGAGTTTCTTTGTCGACTTCGACCCGCATCGGGATCTGAAAGTCCTTCATCGCCTTGATCATGATTCCCCCTTCACCTCAATACGACCAGAAAGCCGGTCGGCCAGGAGTCCGTTGCATACTCCCGCACGGAACGTCGCATCTCCTACCTGGAATACAACTCCACGACCATCTGTTCATTGACGGGAAGTCCGATATTCTCCCTGGTCGGCAATGCTCGGACCGTTCCTTTGAAGGCGGTCCGGTCCAGTTCCAGCCACTCGGGGACACCGCGCCCGTCAACAGCGTCCAAGGCAGCCAGGACGGGCACGAGGTTCCGGCTCTTCTGTCGGACCTCGACAACGTCGCCGACTTTGACCAACGCGCCCGGTATGTTTGTCCTCCGCCCGTTCAGGAGGACATGGCCGTGATTCACCAATTGCCTCGCTTCTTTTCTCGAGGAGCCAAAACCCAGGCGATACACAACGTTGTCGAGCCGACACTCAAGCAGGCGAAGCAAAGCCTCGCCGGTGATCCCTGTCTGCCGCTCGGCCCGTTCGAAGAGCCCTCGGAATTGCCGCTCCTGCAGACCATAGATCCGTCTCAACTTCTGCTTTTCCCTTAACTGGAGGCTGTAGTCGGAAATGCGCGGGCGACCCTGCCCATGCTGGCCAGGCGGATAACTCCGGCGCTCGATCGCGCATTTCTCCGTCATACAGCGAGAACCCTTGAGAAAAAGCTTTTCTCCTTCACGCCGACACAGCCGACAGACTGGACCGCGATACTTCGCCATCGTTTTCCCTCGTTAATCGTTATTCGTTAAACGCTCAAGTGAAGGATCCGTTTCTTCACGATTAACGTTTAACGGGTAACGTTGCACGCTCCTCACACTCGTCGACGCTTCGGCGGGCGACAACCGTTATGCGGAATCGGCGTCACGTCGCGGATCAGATTGATGCGCAGACCGGCGGCCTGGAGCGAACGGATCGCCGACTCCCGTCCGGCGCCCGGTCCGTTCACGTACACATCGACTTGTCGCATGCCGTATTCCATGGCCTTCCTGGCCGCAGCCTCTCCCGCTCGCTGCGCGGCGAACGGCGTACTCTTCCGCGAACCTTTGAATCCTTGATTGCCGGCGCTCGCCCACACCACCGTATTTCCGCTCATATCGGTGATGGTCACGATGGTGTTGTTGAACGAGGCCTGCACGTGGGCCACGCCGCTCTGGACGATTTTGCGTTCCTTCTTCCTGCCTTTCTTCACGCTCATGGGATGTCCTATTCGCGATCAGGATTGTGTCTCACCCACCGCTCGGCGCTCCCGCCGGCTTGCGCGCCTTTCCGATAGACGCCCGACGCCCCTTTCGGGTTCTCGCATTGGTTCTCGTCCGCTGTCCCCGCACCGGCAACCCTTTACGATGACGCAACCCCCGGTACGTCCCCGTGTCGATTAGCCGTTTGATGTTCATCGACACTTCCTTCCGGAGGTCCCCCTCGACCTGATAGTCCCGTTCGATGATTTCCCGAAGCTTGATGATCTTGTCCTCGCTGAGATCTTTGACCCGAATCGAGCCGTCCACTCCGGCCTTTTTCAAAATCTGCCGGGCCGAAGACCGACCGATTCCATAGATATAGGTCAGTCCGACATCGATCCGCTTCTCTCGCGGCAAATCGACTCCAGCTATCCGAGCCATCTTCTTCCTCCGTCATCCGGGGCACCCGTTGCATTCCCGGAGCAACGGGTGCCGGTCATCCGTGATCAGTTATGATGTGGCCAAGAGACTGTCTTGCTCCCACGCATCACGGATAACGGTTCACGCACCACGTCCCCTAACCTTGCCGCTGTTTGTGTCGCGGGTTCTCGCACAAGACCCGGACCACGCCCCGACGGCGAACCACCTTGCATTTCGAGCAGATCGGCTTGACGGACGACTTCACTTTCATGGTGTTTCATCAGCTCCTTGTTCCAGAAGCCGAGCCCCTTCATCAAAGCAACCGCCGAGTCGGCGCTTCACTTGAATCGATACGTGATTCTTCCTCTCGTCAAGTCGTAGGGTGATAATTCGACGGTCACTTTGTCACCCGGTAGAATGCGAATGAAGTGCATGCGCATCTTGCCGGAAATATGGGCCAGGATTTTATGACCGTTATCGAGCTGGACCCGGAACATGGCGTTCGGCAATGTCTCCGCCACCGTTCCCTGTACTTCAATGACGCCTTCTTTGGGCACGAAGACAAATCCTTCCTTTTACGCCTACAACTTCGTCAGGATTCGAGCTGGGCCGCTGGGCTGAACCGCGATCGTGTGCTCGAAGTGCGCGGACAGGCTCCCGTCTTTGGTCACCGCCGTCCACTGGTCTTCCAGGATCCGCACCGCGCTCCCACCCATGTTCACCATCGGTTCGATGGCCAGAACCATTCCGTATTGAAGCCGAGGGCCTTGGCCTGGCTTCCCATAATTCGGCACCTGCGGCTCTTCATGCAGTTGGCGCCCGATGCCGTGTCCCACAAAATCGGTTACGACGGAGT comes from the Nitrospirota bacterium genome and includes:
- the rplQ gene encoding 50S ribosomal protein L17 gives rise to the protein MRHRKKGRQLGRKTKHRWALFRSLVTALLDQERIETTEAKAKEVRGFAERMITLGKEGTLPARRRALGFLRSKEVVSKLFDDVASRFRDRPGGYTRIIKTRRRVGDAAEMVAIELVSRAVDSDQKKGRGTSTQSSPEMSDSPSA
- the rpsK gene encoding 30S ribosomal protein S11 gives rise to the protein MSVKKGRKKERKIVQSGVAHVQASFNNTIVTITDMSGNTVVWASAGNQGFKGSRKSTPFAAQRAGEAAARKAMEYGMRQVDVYVNGPGAGRESAIRSLQAAGLRINLIRDVTPIPHNGCRPPKRRRV
- the lptC gene encoding LPS export ABC transporter periplasmic protein LptC; the encoded protein is MWQRWVRGSLLAISAIFASFLVYLLFTRAESIPSSRLTPATDFERADASIQRFTFMQTKDGAVQWEVRAQKARLFEGENRAVLDRVHITLYGDKGREFSLEGDEGTLDTVKKNFVLSNRTDPIAVRTESGYTIYTNHLAWNEERGEISTTEPVTITGHGLHVNGRGLIGKVQSEEFQVLEDVQVDIHHAD
- a CDS encoding DNA-directed RNA polymerase subunit alpha, encoding MIKAMKDFQIPMRVEVDKETLSPTFGRFTAEAFERGFGTTIGNSLRRVLLSSLTGAAVTTVRIEGVLHEFSTIPGVTEDVTSIILNVKSLRLALHSDKPKTIRLKKKGPGEAKGSDIVHDADVTILTPDLHIATLDKDATLDMEMVVKHGRGYVPAERNKEEGLPIGVIAVDSIFSPIKRVNFHVENARVGRVTDYDKLTLEIWTDGTITPGNALSTAASILRDHLDIFINPEERAEAEPEAVRDERTREINRNLFRSVNELELSVRAANCLKNANIKTIADLVQKTEVEMLKTKNFGKKSLNEIKEILAEMGLSLGTKLDTLPSGDGNPKSDS
- the rpsM gene encoding 30S ribosomal protein S13 produces the protein MARIAGVDLPREKRIDVGLTYIYGIGRSSARQILKKAGVDGSIRVKDLSEDKIIKLREIIERDYQVEGDLRKEVSMNIKRLIDTGTYRGLRHRKGLPVRGQRTRTNARTRKGRRASIGKARKPAGAPSGG
- the rpmJ gene encoding 50S ribosomal protein L36, translating into MKVKSSVKPICSKCKVVRRRGVVRVLCENPRHKQRQG
- the infA gene encoding translation initiation factor IF-1; its protein translation is MPKEGVIEVQGTVAETLPNAMFRVQLDNGHKILAHISGKMRMHFIRILPGDKVTVELSPYDLTRGRITYRFK
- the rpsD gene encoding 30S ribosomal protein S4, which encodes MAKYRGPVCRLCRREGEKLFLKGSRCMTEKCAIERRSYPPGQHGQGRPRISDYSLQLREKQKLRRIYGLQERQFRGLFERAERQTGITGEALLRLLECRLDNVVYRLGFGSSRKEARQLVNHGHVLLNGRRTNIPGALVKVGDVVEVRQKSRNLVPVLAALDAVDGRGVPEWLELDRTAFKGTVRALPTRENIGLPVNEQMVVELYSR